In Posidoniimonas corsicana, the genomic window ACCCTGCGGCTGCCCGGCGCCCACCCGATGGACTAGCGCCGGCGGCCAGCCCCTCCCCATCAGGTCACGATGGCGGACCGAGTCCCCAACACCCACGTGCAACTAGTCGTGCTGACCCCCGAACCCGGGGTGGCCGACCGCGTGGCCGATCGAATGACCGCCCGCCGCCACATCGAGGGCGAGGGGCTGGTATCAGTAACGGGTGAGTTGAACTGCACGCACACCGCGGTAGTACGCCCGCGGTCACATGCTCCAGATTGGGCCGGCGTCGTGCGAACGGTCCGTTCCACCCACCGCCCTGATTGGCTCCTCGCCGCCGGGATAGCAACCGCAGCTAGACAGCCCACCCCAACTCTAGGACCCGCGCCGGTCGGCTATGTCCGCGACGCCCTAGGCGCCCCGACTCAGATCTCGCTTCCGCTTGACCGACCTTCGATCATGGTCGCCCACGCCGCCGGAGCAGACGCAGTCGCCGACTGGCCCGCTGATATCGCTTCGGCGTGCTGCGACCTCGGGTTGGCCTTGGCAATCCTGGCATTGGTCGAGGCGGCCCCCGACGACGCCGACCCAGAGTGGCGAAACCTCGCGCAGCAACAATCGACGGCCGGCAAACTCGGCGCGGCGTTCGGCGGGCTCTGGCGCCGCCCATCGATGGCGAAGGAAGCGGTGAGCCGGCTGGCCGGCCGCTGGAAAGGCCTCGACGAGTTGGTCGATCTGGTCGAGCGGTCTGCCGCGTCTGACTGCTCGACGATTGCTCCGCCTAGGCGCTCCTAACGCCGTGCTGAGCCGCCGTCCGCGCACGCGCGTCCCTCCATTCGCGCAGAACCGGCGTCAATTCATCGTTTCTTCGCGCTTCGCTCGGCGGGCTTCGCTATGTTGGCCGGTCTCACCGACCCACACGCCACGGCCTAGGAGGCTACCGTGTCCCGCCTGCATTATTTCGCGTTTGTCGTCTTCCTTGCCCCCACCGCCTGCTGGTCCCACGATGGAGAGGATCACGACCACGCGGCCCCTGCTCCACCGACCGGCGCCGCCTTGCCCAAGGCGATGGTGCTGCCGCGTGTGGAAGGACCCACTCCATGGTCCGACAAACCGGTTCTGGACGACCCGGAGCGGTTCCAGATCGCCATCATGACCGACCGCACGGGCGGGCATCGGCCTGGGATCTGGATGGACGCCGTCAACAAGCTTAACCGGCTGCGTCCGCAGTTCGTCATGTCCGTGGGAGACCTAATCGAAGGCTACTCGCAGGACCGCAGCCGTGTCGAGAAGCAGTGGGACGAGTTCCTCGGGTTCATCGACCAGATGCAGATGAAGTTCTTCTTCGTCGCCGGCAACCACGACCTCACCAACCCGATGATGCATGAGGTCTGGCGTGAGCACTTCGGCGCCGAGTGGTACTCGTTCGACTACCAGCGGGTGCACTTCGTCTGCCTGTCGAGCGAGGACCCCAGCCAGCACCTCAGCGAGGAGCAGCTCGCCTGGCTCGAGCAGGACCTCGAGGACCACGCGGACGCGAGGTGGACGCTGGTGTTCCTTCACAAGCCGCTGTGGGTGTACGCCGAACGGGACATCGCCGCCGGCAACCCCGACAGCACCAACTGGAAACGGGCGGAGAAACTGCTCGTTGACCGCCCGCACACCATCTTCGCCGGGCACGTGCACCACTACGTTGAGTACCAGCGGAATAGCCAGCAGTACTACTCGCTCGCCACCACCGGCGGCGGCTCGCAGCTGCGGGGCAACGAGTACGGCGAATTCGACCACGTGATGTGGCTCACCATGGAACAGGACGGGCCGCACCTGGTCAACCTGCGGCTGGACGGGATCCTGGAGCCCGGCGTGGTGACCGAGGAGGGCATCAACCGCTTCAACAGCTTCCTCGCCAACACTTCGCTGTCGATCGAGCCGATCCTGATCGGCACGCGTGAGGACGGCTTCTCCGAGGGCGAGGTCGTCCTGAAGGCAGCCAACGACTTCGAGGAGCCCGTCGTCGTAGAGGGCGAGATCGACGGGCTGCCGCTGCGCGGCCTCACGGTCGACCCGCTGAGGATCAAGCTGACCGTCCAGCCGAACGACGCCGTCGAGCAGCGCGTCCGCATCCGGTTCGCCGAGCCGATGGAGTTCACCTCGCTCGCCCGCACGTCGCTGACCGCCTCGATCCGCACCGAGGGCGACGAGCCGCTGAAGAGCGAGCGGACCTCGCCGGTGGTGATCGACCGCCGGTTCGAGCTGCCCGGTTTGGCGAACCTGCCGCCCATCGACGGCCAGATCGAGGAGTGGCCCAGCACGTTCGAACAGACGCCCGAGAAGCCGCTGGTGCTGGGCGAGCCGCTCAGCTGGCAGGGCCCGACCGACGGATCGGCCAGGTTCTTCGCCCGCCACTCGGGCAACCGGGTCTACGTAGGGGTCCGCGTGACTGACGACCGGGTCGTCCCCGGCGACGACCGGGTTGAGCTGCTGATCGACCCCCGCGGCATGGGCGCCCGGGTGCGGAACGCGGACTACAAGCGGACCGGCCTGTCGATCACCGCCTACGCTCCCGACGCAGATGGTCAGACCAAGGTCGACGCCCGCCGCCTGCGCAACAACCGGGTCTACAAGAACGTCAACGCCGAAGCGAAGCTGACCGATGAGGGCTACGACATCGAGTTCTCGGTCCCGGTTAAGCTGTTCAAGGAGATCCAGGGCAAGGAGTGGGGCAGCGTGGCAGGCACGCTGGTCCTGCACGACGCCGACGACGCCGACCAGGACCCGGCCCAGGTGCTGTGGCGGGGGTCCGACCGGCTGCGGAACGTCAACACGGGCTTTGGTCAATTCGTGCGGGAATAGCCGGCCGCGGTGAAACGCTTTGCGTTCTAGTGGTATAGGGCTTAGGCTGCTGTGCAGACGCCGGCCCACCTATGCCTCTTCCCCAGGACGCACGATGAACCTCACCCGCCGACACTTCGCCAGCGCCGCCGGCTGCGCCGCACTGGCGCCCGCCGCCCTGACCGCCGCTGAGCCGGACGCCAAGCAATCATCGAGCGGTTGGCGCGGCAACCCGATCGCGGTCTCGACGTACTCGTTCTGGCGATTCAAGGACGACTCGAAGCTCTCCATCGAACAGTGCATCGACGAGTCCGCCCGCATGGGGTTCGACGCGGTCGAGGTCCTGCACATCCAGATGGAAAGCGAAGACCCCGGCTACCTGCAGCGGCTCAAGCAGCGGGCATTTGTCAACGGAGTCAGCCTGTGCGGGCTGAGCACACACCAGGGGTTCGTCTCGCCCGACGCGGAGGTGCGGCAGAAGAACATCGACCACACTATCCACACGATCGAGCTCGCCTACCAGCTCGGCATCCCCACGATGCGGGTCAACACCGGACGGTGGGGAACCAGTAAGAGCTTCGACGACCTGATGGCCAACCGCGGCATCGAGCCCCGCCTGCCCGGCTATTCCGATGACGACGGCTTCGGCTGGGTGATCGAGTCGCTCGAGAAGTGCCTGCCGGCCGCCGAGAAGTGCGGCGTCACCCTCGGGCTCGAAAACCACTGGGGCCTGGGCCGCACCCCCGAAGGCGTATTACGGATTGTCGACGCGATCGACTCCCCCTGGCTGCAGTGCACGCTCGATACGGGCAACTTCCTAGAGGACCCCTACGACAAGCTTGAGCTCATGGCGCCCAAGACCGTGTTCGTGCAGGCCAAGACCTACTACGGCGGCGGACTGTGGTACTCGCTCGAGCTCGACTACCCCCGCATCGCCGCCATGCTACGCGAGCACGACTACCACGGCTACGTCTCGCTCGAGTACGAAGGCGAACAAGACTACCGCACCGCTATCCCGAAAAGCTTGGCGCTGCTACGCAAGGCGTTCAGCGCGTAAGCCTTAGTAGCCAACCGGCCGGGCCGCTGGGACCCCAGCGACCCGGCGTCGGTTGCTCGTGCTGTTGTTGCAGCGGCGTTCTACATCGACCCGTTGCCGACGCCGATCACGCCTACCGCTACGCGGGCGCCGGCGTCCCCGGACGGCTGGCTCTTCAGGTCGTCCTCGCCGGCGTGCACAACCATCGCGCGGCCCAGCACAAAGTGCAGCGGCGCCTCGTCGACCCTCACGTCGACGTTAGCCTCGCCGTTCTCGTCGGCCTCGATGTTGCCGAGGTCGCCCACGTGACGCTTCTCGGAGTCCGGCCCGCCGTGCTCATGACCTTCGGGATTGAAGTGGCCGCCGGCGGACTTGCCGTCGTCGGACCGCAGGTCGCCGAACTCGTGGATGTGGAAGCCGTGCTTGCCGGGGGTCAGGCCGGTGACCTTGCCGCTCACGCGGAAACCCTTCCCCTCGCCACGCAGCTCGAGCGTGCCGGTCACGCCGCTGTCGCCCATGGCGGCCAGCTGCACCACCCCGTAGTTAGGCATTTGCACGTCGTCCGCCATCGCCTGATGGTCGGGCGTCGCGTGCTCGCCGATGGCGTGCCCGGAAGGGCCAAGCTTCTCGCCGCCCTCATCGAGGGCCGGCTTCTGCATCTCGTGCTCGGCGGGCATCTCGCACCCGGCAAGCGGGATCACCGCAGCCAACACCGCCGGCGCCGCCCACACTTTCACGTTCTCGATTGATCTCATCGTGGTCCTCCTCAGGGTCGAGGGAATGTTCAAACAGACGCGGGCATCGCCCACGATGATTCCACTCGCACACCCCGCGCCAACCGCTCGCCGCGGCCCTGCGATGGGCAGGACCGCGGGCGTGCTGGGCGATTAGCGACCAAGGAGGACCGGCGGCAACCAGCCCCTAGGCTCGCCGGCGAACAAGACCGCAAGCACCGGCCGCGAGCCCTGCCAGCAGCAGCACCGACGCCGGCTCGGGCACCGCCTGGACAACGTCAATCTCGAACAACAGCGGCGAGGTGTTCGGCGCGGACAGGCCGTCGTCGATGCCGTTGAACGGGTTGACGCCGTCGAACGGGTCGCGGTACTGACCGCCGGTGTTGTCGACCCCGTAGAAGTTGAACTGCAGGTTGGTCACGCCGGCCGCCAGTACAGGCGAGGCGTCGTCGTTGACGGTTACCAGCGTCGAACCGAAGTCGCCGGCGTTGACCGTCCCGGGCAAGTCGGACTCGAAGTACCCCAGCAAGTCAAACGAGCCGCCGTTGTCCGTCGACGTGTAGACCGTGAACGTGGAGAAGACTCGGCCGTCCTTGCCGTTGTTGCCGGTCAGCACCTTGATGGCGCCAACGTCAGCGGCGGCGGCCAGGTCGTACTGCACCCGCTTGGTCGGCTCGCCGGCGGGCGGGAAGTCGTTCAGCAGGCCGGTCAGGCCGGAGCCGAGGATGCCGGCCCCGTCGGTCAGCGCCGCGAGCTGATCGGCCGGCGCGGTGTTCGCCGGGTGCCAGCCGAGGTCGCCGGTCAGCTCCGTCCCGATCAGGCTGGCGATCAGGTCGCCGCTCTCGATCTGGGCGTCGAGGCTGTCGGACTCTGGACCGTGTTGAGTGGAAGAAGTGACGGCCGCATTGGCGGTGGCGGCCGCGGTTAGCAGACAACTAGCAATCCAAAACCGCTTCATTAGACAAGCCCTCAAAGGTGAAGAGACGCGGAAGATCAGGTAGTCGAGAATTGAGAGAAGCCGCGACAGTCACTGCCGTTGCCGCGCGGCCCTAAGGCCGCCCACGGCGGCCAGCGCCGCCAAGACCAGACCCACGGCCGCCGGTTCGGGCGCCGCGGAGGCGCCCACCGCCGTGGCGGACAGCCCGTAGTTCTGTCGCCAGAGTTCGTAGTCGCCCTGGTCGATGACCCCGTTGTTGTTGCCGTCGGCCCCCTCGCCTGGAGCGACCGAATCGTCGAGCGAGTCGCGCCACGTGGTGTAGTCGGCCGCGTTCACGAACCCGTCGTTGTTGTAGTCGCCAATCAGGCCTTCGGTCGGCGGCAGCACATCGATCTCCCAGATGAGCGGCGACTTGAACGCGGGCGAGAGCTCATCGTCCTCGCCGGTGAACGGGTTCACGCCGTCAAAGGGGTCCGCCAGGCGGCCGACGTCGTCGTTGTCGACGGCGTAGAACGAGAACTCGATGTTCGTCACGCCCGACAGCATCGTCGCGTTGGCGTCGTCAAAGATGCTGGTGAGGGTCGCCGATTGCGCGGGGTCGAAGGGAGCCACCGGCGAGTTCTCGTTGTTGACCGCCCCCGATGGGTCGGACTGGAAGTAGCCCAGCTCCTGGAAGGTCGCCCCATCGGTCGAGTACAGGATTGACACCGACATGAAGATGCGGCCGTCGGCGTTCAGCCGGTTGCCCGACAGGATGTTGATCTTGCCGATGTCCGACGGCGACTCCAGCACGTACTCCACCACCTTCACCGGCGCGCCGGACACCGGCATGTTGCCGCCGTCCAAGAAGTTCTCGTTGAGCAGGCCCGCCAGGTTGCGGACCCCGCCCAGCCCGTCAGTGAAGATCGGCAGGTGGTCAGCGGGGTTGGTGTTCGCCGGGTGCCAACCGAGGTCGCCCACGTTGGTGTACACGCCGGGGTCGTTGAAGCTGACGGGCTCGTCGACCAAACCCTGGATGAGGTCCGAGTCGGAAATCAACGCGTCAAGCCCGTCGAACGAGGCGTCGTGCAGCGATGAAACGGTGACCGCCGCCTCTGCGCTAGTCCACGCAGCCGCCGCGGCCACAACCACACACCCCAAGAACCTCTGCCAATGATGCTGCACAACAGGGCGCCTTTCGATCCAGCGGTGAGGAGACTCTGCTTGCTCGACTTCGCGGGGAAGCCGCGCCGACGCTCGCCGCCGTGGTCGAGGATGAGGGCAGCAGGCGGACGCCAACGCAGCAAGACCAATACTCAGATCGTAAACCGCCGCGTCTCCTACAAACTAGTAAAATCGGCGCACTTCGATACTATCAGATCGTCAGCGCCAGCAACTGCTTCACTACACATGCCCACGACTTGGCGGATGCGCAAAGTGCGTTGATCGCCTGCGCAACTCCCGGCGGGCCGTTCTTCGACACGCCGTGTTTGATCTGTTAGCATCGAAGAGGCGCAGCGCCCCTCGGTCCTGAACGGCGCGGCCGCCTTCTCCTCACTCATCACACGCAAGCAGCTATGCGAATCACATCACGGTCTGGTTTTACGCTGGTCGAGTTGTTGGTGGTGATCGCCATCATCGGCGTGCTGGTGGCGCTGCTGCTGCCCGCCGTGCAAGCGGCGCGAGAGGCGGCGCGGCGGTCCCAGTGCAAGAACAACCTCAAGCAGCTCACGCTCGCGATGCTGATGCACCAGGACACCCACAGCTCGCTCCCCAGCGGCGGCTGGTTCGGCCAGTGGCTCGGCGATCCGGACCGCGGGTTCGGCAAGAACCAGCCGGGCGGTTGGATCTACAACATCCTTCCGTACGTCGAGGAGCAGCAGATCCGCGACATGGGCGCTGGGCTCACCGACCGAGGCAAGTGGCCGGTCTTCCAGCAGCGCGACCAGATGCCCATCGGTATGATGAACTGCCCCACCCGCCGCGGGCCCAACCCCTACCCCAACGACCAGGGCCACGCCGCATTCAACTCGCGCCGCTCACCGTACCACGCGCGGGCCGACTACGCCGCC contains:
- a CDS encoding metallophosphoesterase; the protein is MSRLHYFAFVVFLAPTACWSHDGEDHDHAAPAPPTGAALPKAMVLPRVEGPTPWSDKPVLDDPERFQIAIMTDRTGGHRPGIWMDAVNKLNRLRPQFVMSVGDLIEGYSQDRSRVEKQWDEFLGFIDQMQMKFFFVAGNHDLTNPMMHEVWREHFGAEWYSFDYQRVHFVCLSSEDPSQHLSEEQLAWLEQDLEDHADARWTLVFLHKPLWVYAERDIAAGNPDSTNWKRAEKLLVDRPHTIFAGHVHHYVEYQRNSQQYYSLATTGGGSQLRGNEYGEFDHVMWLTMEQDGPHLVNLRLDGILEPGVVTEEGINRFNSFLANTSLSIEPILIGTREDGFSEGEVVLKAANDFEEPVVVEGEIDGLPLRGLTVDPLRIKLTVQPNDAVEQRVRIRFAEPMEFTSLARTSLTASIRTEGDEPLKSERTSPVVIDRRFELPGLANLPPIDGQIEEWPSTFEQTPEKPLVLGEPLSWQGPTDGSARFFARHSGNRVYVGVRVTDDRVVPGDDRVELLIDPRGMGARVRNADYKRTGLSITAYAPDADGQTKVDARRLRNNRVYKNVNAEAKLTDEGYDIEFSVPVKLFKEIQGKEWGSVAGTLVLHDADDADQDPAQVLWRGSDRLRNVNTGFGQFVRE
- a CDS encoding PEP-CTERM sorting domain-containing protein (PEP-CTERM proteins occur, often in large numbers, in the proteomes of bacteria that also encode an exosortase, a predicted intramembrane cysteine proteinase. The presence of a PEP-CTERM domain at a protein's C-terminus predicts cleavage within the sorting domain, followed by covalent anchoring to some some component of the (usually Gram-negative) cell surface. Many PEP-CTERM proteins exhibit an unusual sequence composition that includes large numbers of potential glycosylation sites. Expression of one such protein has been shown restore the ability of a bacterium to form floc, a type of biofilm.); its protein translation is MKRFWIASCLLTAAATANAAVTSSTQHGPESDSLDAQIESGDLIASLIGTELTGDLGWHPANTAPADQLAALTDGAGILGSGLTGLLNDFPPAGEPTKRVQYDLAAAADVGAIKVLTGNNGKDGRVFSTFTVYTSTDNGGSFDLLGYFESDLPGTVNAGDFGSTLVTVNDDASPVLAAGVTNLQFNFYGVDNTGGQYRDPFDGVNPFNGIDDGLSAPNTSPLLFEIDVVQAVPEPASVLLLAGLAAGACGLVRRRA
- a CDS encoding superoxide dismutase family protein, producing the protein MRSIENVKVWAAPAVLAAVIPLAGCEMPAEHEMQKPALDEGGEKLGPSGHAIGEHATPDHQAMADDVQMPNYGVVQLAAMGDSGVTGTLELRGEGKGFRVSGKVTGLTPGKHGFHIHEFGDLRSDDGKSAGGHFNPEGHEHGGPDSEKRHVGDLGNIEADENGEANVDVRVDEAPLHFVLGRAMVVHAGEDDLKSQPSGDAGARVAVGVIGVGNGSM
- a CDS encoding sugar phosphate isomerase/epimerase family protein yields the protein MNLTRRHFASAAGCAALAPAALTAAEPDAKQSSSGWRGNPIAVSTYSFWRFKDDSKLSIEQCIDESARMGFDAVEVLHIQMESEDPGYLQRLKQRAFVNGVSLCGLSTHQGFVSPDAEVRQKNIDHTIHTIELAYQLGIPTMRVNTGRWGTSKSFDDLMANRGIEPRLPGYSDDDGFGWVIESLEKCLPAAEKCGVTLGLENHWGLGRTPEGVLRIVDAIDSPWLQCTLDTGNFLEDPYDKLELMAPKTVFVQAKTYYGGGLWYSLELDYPRIAAMLREHDYHGYVSLEYEGEQDYRTAIPKSLALLRKAFSA